The Pseudopipra pipra isolate bDixPip1 chromosome 8, bDixPip1.hap1, whole genome shotgun sequence sequence TAATTCACTAGCAGGAATTTGCTATCAGTAACTACCTGCTCTACCCTGGCAGTTTTAGGGGGGTTCCTTGGGGGTGACAGCAGCCCCCAcctcctccatccctggggacgCTTCCTTGGGCATCCCCAGGTAAAGAGATCCCCTCCATGCCATGCTGGACTGAGCCCCTGCCGGGAGCAGGGTTTTCCCACCCAGCCCTGATCCCCGAGAGCCCCTGCCATCAAAGCAGACATTATTACTACAAATCTTATTGCTTGCAGTGCCTCCCACCCTGGGGAACGGCCATCCCAGCCAGCCATGGGAGCTCGCTGCCTCCCTGGGTACCGTGGCCATTGGCCAGGCCTGACATCATCAAAACAAGACGAAGAGGAAGAGTTAATGCTTCAACTTTGATGTGACATAAAACCAAACggaacaccaccaccacccaccccccccaccccccccccgacactgtcccaccccatcccatcccccaCGCAATCGCCAGCCCTTTGGTTGCGGCACGCCGGGCAATAGAGCCCCACCAACCAACACACCAGCCAGGACAAGAACCTGTGGAAAGCccatgaaataaatatttaaaaaacctaTTTACAATATTAGATCTGTGAGCATGAAGtgagagaaaaatgctttttcctgtCCCCAAAAATCTTAAAAAGTAGGTTAGCATCCTGCCGCCTAGCACAACACTATCTTACATGGCACCTACACATAATATATattcacatttcattttaaaattaggtACTCTTACAAACAGACTTAGAAAACATTGGCAAGCAGTGCAGCCCGTGGGAGCGCCTGGCCTCCAGACCCATGTCACAAATGCCGGCCGGCTGCATCCCAGCTCCTTCGGCTGCCCCAAAGCTGCCAACGTGCCCTGAATCAAAACCGCCAGCTGCCCTCTGCCGCCCTTCAGGGAGAGGGTGGAAGTGCTCGTGAAGGAGAGGGCTTGTCCgcggagagggagggagggaggatgggGACTGTGATTTCTGCTAAGCCTAGGGGTGAGCTTAATACAAACAAGAACTCCTGAGAACATCTTAGAACAGATGGATTCATTTCACAACCACCAAGCTAAAGGATGGGCCAAATGGATACTACGACACACGGGGGAGAATGTGCACGACGTGGGGACATCGTAGCCTTGTGGTTTGCTCAAAAAAACTACCACTACAAGAAAAGCTGCAGTGGTGTTCCCTGGCAGGGGGAAGCCTacccccatcttgctcctgggCTGTCCAGGCGTACAGCCCAAGGATGCAGACCCGAGTACACCTTGGCTGGGGCTCAGCCATCTTCTCCCAGCATGactgctgctggtgggaaggTGAGAGCCCAACCTGGACGGCCACCCacacctccctgctgctccaggaactGCCTGTGCCTACAGAAGGTTGGGAATCATAGCTTTCTCAGTCATCTTCTACTGGGAATGCAGTTATCAGGCTGAAAGCATAtgagctggagagagaaaatgtcCATCAGCAAGTTTTAAAAACAGGGCACCAGTACATCTGATTGCGTGTCTATTTCCGGGGAGGTTACTaggagctggcagagctttCGGAAACACCAGCATTTCCAGAGGTGCCACAAGAGCAGCTGGGACATGGGATGGGCTGCATCTTTGCTCATTTGCATGTCAGCAAAAAGCAGCATGGGCAGCCCACCAGCCCACTCAGTCTAGCACCGGATggctcccccagcacaggagggacagggatgcagagagcagcagtgacaaTTTCATCCCACTCTCCCAGCTCATGGACACTGATCAGCAACATAGAAGCATCAGCACTGGCTGGACGGTTCTTCAGAGGTTTGCTGCAAATGTGTCTCACTGACGTGCTGGCAATTGACTACAGAAATCCCACTGCACACAGCAAACACCAGCAAACAGGACCTTGCCAGGGACGAGTCAGTGATGAAAATAAACACATGCGTGTCTTGGGTACCTTGCATGCACCCTGTCAGCAGGGAAACCCATTCCAGGGCTAGCCTTCCTAGACAAGATCCTAACAGCTACAGGTAGTAagggccaccctgggctcaaACTGCTCTTACTGCAGCACTCAACCCCCAACATAAGTTTGGACTCTGAGCTTGGCAAACAGAGCTCCTCCTGGAGGTCAATTAAGATAGACAGATCCTGACCATATGAAGGGTGAAGACCCAGAGCTGCTGATGACAAAGTGAGAGAGGAAAAGGTAAGCATGCAAATGAGAGAGGGGGGCTCGCAGCAGAGGGACAGTGAAGGTGCAGAGCTAAGATGATGCTGCACCTGCTATGTGGACTGGGGTGCATGATGGAGACTAGTTTCAAGAATATCATGAGAAAGTGCCCAGCAAGGACAGCCAAAGTAACTGGAAGAGATCTGTTTTGTGGGATGAAGCACTTGAAATCCAGAGCTGAAGAAACACAGGGAGCTGTAGGGTGGCGCAGGAGACGAGGAGCGCAGTGAGGCTGCGGATCTGAGGATGGCACTGTGGTAGTGCCAGTGGGCAGCTCTGCACCATAGCACATGGAAACACACTCCATGTCCATGTGGAATAAGGCAATAATCGTGTTGCTTATTTCCTTCCATTCATTAAGCTcatctgcagctccctgtgcatcCCTTGCATGGCATAAAAGCTGCCTTTATTGGGAACAGCCTGCTTTAAAGCAGGGGCTGTGCCTCAGCAGCACACCTTGCCATTACCTCGCTGCAGGACAAACAGGAATGAGTAGCACATGTCATTAACAAGAGCAACAGGTTATATACATGTGGTATCACCTCTGCTTACTTCTGTGTCTCTTGTGCACTGTTCTGGCTGAAATGTGGCTTCATGAAGAGAGGAAATACAGAAGTATATTGGCAAGAGAGTAATGCAACATGAGGACtgattggggaaaaaaagaaaaggagaaaaaattcaaatttcttagcgctgattaaaaaaatggagCTACCCAGGCAATGCTACCTTGCCAGACAATCACCTCACAGGCAGACCCTTTAATTTGCTACTAATTCAATTTTCTAGCAAATTACAGCATTCCTTCTTCCTGCCCCAAAATAAAGCACTCAGAAAATCAACTGCAAAGCATGTTAAAAGTAGGTCTTTTAGTCTGCAAGGCCTGACTCCTATTACTGGTGTCAAATGGAGAATGCACACAGGAAAGGCAGAGGACCCAaagacagcatctccaggagcAGTGACAGCATGGAGAGAAGCCTGGCAAGGAGCTGGGGGCTTCCTCAGAGCAGAAAGCCTTAACACTTTTTTAGAGATGACAAAGGCCCCTGGCCCACCTTACCCCTGAGGCATCCTCCCCTGTGGGGTAACCCAAAGGACTGCACAAATCCATAATTCCAAGAACTTGTACAAATGTAGCAATATTCCCACCTCAAGGTGGGCTGTAGAGGTCATGCCCCAAGTGCTTCCTGCAACAGCTCAGCCACAGGCAATGGCTTCACCCTACTCATTCCTTGGCAAACCAGCCAGCTCTCCCTAAAAACTACCTGCGTGAGTTAAATCCACCACccagtgcagcagctgtgggaggaaacACTTCTGCCAGCTTCTCAGAAACAGCACTATGTAGAGAAGAATCACTCCAGCTTTCCTCAAAACTGTAATAAGGTGGAGTTGtttggaggaaaggaggaggcagagacagagcagttcTGAGCAAGGTTTACTTGTCCAGATGGGGagagccctgcagaggctgtgGTTCCAGGGACAGGCCCTGAGGACAGTAGAGCAGGGGGTCAAGGGGTCCCTTGTGACAAAATCCCAGACCATCTCACCACCTGggacagcccagctcagcacctcTTGcaaaccctgtccctgcagatgcCCAAGGTGCTGCTCTGTGTCTTCCCACCCAAGCCAGGTGCCCCCAGGCTGGTCCcagggagcaggctggggcaattgtatttaaaaatgggtttctttggaaaaaaccctcagaattatttgctttctcttcatttgctttctgaagACAAGATTAACAactcacagcccagcacagaacCCTCTTTTCAGCCCCATCCTgacaaaaacccccacacccTCTACCTTTCCTCATCGAAGTGTGCAGAAATTCAGATTTACACCTACAAggctcagcccagctcctgttAGGCTCTTTGCACAGGACATACTGGATCTAATGTGGGAAAACTAAGGCTTGCCAAACGTCTCTGGCAAtccccagggagggacagagaTGCTGGTTGAAGGTGATCAGAGCCTGGGACAAGCTGCAGGCATTCTGAGTCTCAAACCACATTGCCTGCACGCTGCCCAGCATGGCCAAACCCACCTCACTCCCCTCTGGAGCCCTGCAATTCCCTGCCTTCAGTACAGGAAACCTCCATCCAACCAAGTCAAAACGAAGCAATACAAGAGAAGACCACAGACTGAGACTGGAAGTTAAAAGGTGTGGGAGGAATATAGCTTTTCTTTTAGCATCTCTGCTTCCTTCACACAAGAGGTCCTTGCCATTCATCTTTGGAGCCAATGCCTGTCAGGGACACTGCCAGGAAGCTCAGTGTGCTGATCCCACCACTGCCTAAGCACTCACTGAACCGGGACAGAGATGCTCAGATGCTGCTCCACTCCTGCCATCTCCCAGCCTTGCCACACTTGAGCCAACTGGTGCTGGAGAAAGCCAGAGTGCAGGAAGGCAGCTGGGAGGCTGGGAAGCACCCCATCTAGAAAACCTCTCTCCACTTGCTTTCTCTAGGGTTTTATCCTAATGAGGTTCCTGCTCCCAGAAGAACAGAAGACAGCAGGACAGCCTGCATTTACCAGCAgctaaaaaatgaaagagagaaagagaggggaaaagccCCGAGGAGCACTCAGCACTTGGTGACCAGTGCAGGTGCTTCAGGAGTGATGGTGAAGGATGGGGAAAGGGGGGGTTGCTGCAGAGGAAAGGCATGAAGAGCAGAGGTAAGAGGACTGCTCACACATACATCTGGcccagaggaaggagaagaaatccCAGGCCCACGGGACTGCAGAGAggctgccccagccaggggttAGAGGAGGACCGTAAATACGGATGGAGAAGCAAGAGGGAAAGACAACCCACAAGAAAGGTACAGAACAGTCATTTAACTGCCATCAGTGCCCTCTTGCCTCACACCTCTcctgaaatgcttttaaatctTTTCTGATGGAATGTTTGACATATTTAATGCATGCAgtaaaaattaaagtaataGATAATTTCATATTAATCTGTACAGGGACTGACAGGCTAGATTTAATCACTTCCTAGCTGTTCAGAGAGTTAACTTATTCTAGCACGATtcaaaggaaaggcaaaggattttttttttttaaatcagacaTTTCACAGTAAGAGAAAAATGTGCCATAGCACACAAAAATGTGTGCATCAATGTTGGGGAAAGGGAATACCTGCAGGAGAGCTAGAGGTGCTCTATGAAGGGCATGCAAATCTCAAACCCCTGGTTTCATTCTCTGTACTAAATGGGTACAATGAAAGATTTAAAGACAGTTATCTGCCTTTCACCTCCAGCCCCCAGGCTTTGGGATCTGGGGTTCAATGCCAACCATGAAAAGCAATTCCCTTTGCAGCCAAACCTTCTCcagcctctgctcccagggcaggcacATCTTGAACTCATGGCCTGCACCAGAGCCTTGCTCTCAGCAGGGACAAGCAGCTGAGCAAGGACCAGCAAGGCAGCTATTGAAGGTCTGGCAACCTCAGAGCCCGCACGGTGCCTTGCCAGGCATTGCTCTTTCtgtgtgggaaggggctggcaTTGGGATTCCTGCAAATGGACTTTGTGCAGGAATATGAAAGTGAAGCCATGGGAACGCAATGGCTGAGCAGGGTCCTTTCCTGACCACAGCACTCACTTCCCAGCCACTGATCGTCtctgcccagcagagccagcagagccagcagagccACATGCTCTATGTACTTCTAACAGGTTTTTCTCAAAGGAGCCAGGCACTGTGACcctgttctgtcactgcagacCCCCAGCTGGCTTTTAAATGTGCTGCAGAGGCTTGAGGAGGAGCTTTGCAAAGGTGTCATGCAGGACAGTGTAGAGATTCAGCCTCTTTCAGACTCCACAGCCAGACGGAAGCAAGGACAAACCTCCCACACCTTGCTAGTAAAAGGATGAAATGCAAATTATGGTAAAAAATAAACTTAAGGCAGTCCCTTATCCCAACCCTATTCCAACTGCAAATCCTGGCTTAGGAGCGCACTAGGCAAGATATGCACAAAAGCACAGGGTGAGGGCCAGGACTCCCCTCCTGCAGAGCACCAACATCAGAAGGAGCTCAAGCCCTTAAAAAGGGAGCCCTTCAACTTTCAGTGAAGAGCTGCAGAAACAGCTTTGCCATCAGAGACCACAGAAATCACCACGAGGGCAGGGAAATGGGAGAAGGAGGTCTGTCCAAGAGCAGAGCATGGCAGGACTGGTTCATCCCTGAAGCCAGCAAGAAATAAAGACAGATACAGCCCAGCATGCCCGACTGGCAGCAGTGCATGCAGCAGCATGGTACCCAGAGCCCCCACAGCACATCCTTGGCCTGAGCAGGCCCACCCTACCCCACAGGCTGTGCAGTGGGAAGCAGGCAGTCATCAGCAGCACACACACCAGTAGCTACTTCACACTCTTATGCAGGTAACAGTCCAGGACACCAGCAGCTGCTACCAACGAACCAACAAAGGACAGACTCGCCTTTCTCTCCTTCAGTGATGGgaaatggttttggttttgctttaaatGCCACTAAAAAGACAGACAGAAGGAGGACtctgaaggaaagggaaatgtttGTGTGCACCCAAAGCTGACAAAAGCTACTTCACGTGCACGAAggtggttttctttctgctaCAGTACAAGTGCTTGTGCCTCAAGTATAAAACGCAAGCCTCCAAATCACACAGACCagcttcttatttttatttttaaagtgataAATAAGGCACTGTACTTTTAACAAAAACTGCCTGGTTCCAAgtttaaaaaacccaaggaaCTTTCAAACTGCAGAAACTTCCTTCTGAACAGTAGAGCCAGACAGGCTGACCTCTTCTCTGTCCGAGACACATCTGCTGATGTCTAAAATCATGGGCGTTATCCTTTAACTGCGGATTTTTAAAGGCTTGCTACAGCTTATAAAAGCAGCTTTAGTTAATGCATGGTAAAGGGTTACTACTATACATCAGTTTTGTACATGGCTACCGGTTCTTCGCTACTTCGGGTCCAGTCGCGAGCGTTTGCTGTGCGAACAGTCCACTTTTGCCCTCAGCTTCCTCTTGCCCTGTGACACATTGTTCTCCTGCATCTTCTTCATGGATCTTGTCAGGGTCTTCCCACTGCTGTGCTTCTTGTTGGCCATCTTCTGTGACCGTGTGGAGGACTCCCCCAGGGGCTTCTGCTTTGGAGACTTGGACAGCTCCTCATTGCTGGGGGGTAGCAGGGTCCGTCTGCTGGTGTTCTCCTTGCCCTTCCGCATAGGGAGCCGCACCTTCTCCAGCTGCCTTTTCGGGACTCTCTTCTCtttgaaagacatttttctgGCCAGTTTATTGCTCTTCTCCATGGCAGCCTGCTTTCGGGTGGCAGGAGCTTTTGTGCTGACCTCTGAATGCTTTATTTTACTCGTCTTTTTGGCAGGCAGCTTGTCCTTGGTGGAAGAGTTGGATCTCTCCTGGGTGCTCCCGCTCTCCTTCAGCATCCTCTTCTTCTTGCTGAGCTGGAGGTCGACTTTGGGCAAGGGGTCCTCTTGGgacctgctcttccccttccgccccttccctgtcccatccACTGATGGAGATTTAGCAGGAAAGGCGGCTGCTTTGATCTGCAAGGCCAGCTTTGGAGACATCAGGGGGTTGATGCACACACTCTTCCGGCTCTGCTTGTTCTCCAGGGACAGATGATCCCCTGGGCCATCAATCCGCTTCTCAGCCTTCACCATGCGCTGCTGGGCTCGCAGCTTGCCCCGCAGGTTGGAGTACTTGCGCAGGATCCTGGTGCTTGCCTGCGTGGGCAAGCTGAGGGCAGGTTGAGTGGTTTTGTCTTCGCTCAGCTCCTTGGTACTGGCATCGGTAGGAGAGGTCTGGTTGGGAGTGGTGGCTTCTTCAGCCTCTGCTTTATCAACGCTCTCACGAATTTTGGCCCAAAGCTTTTGGTTCTTCAGGTTATTTCGAGCTGGGGTAGTGGCAGCGAACTTCTTGAGATGTTTTTTCAAACGTTCAGCTTGCAGTGAGCTGGGGTAGAGACTGGAGGCAGAATACTTCTGCATGGGGACTTTGATGGGGGGGATCTCCCCTGGGAGACGGGTGTTGAGTTTCTTCACGATCACTAGAGACCTGGTTTCAGTTGTCTCCAGAAACCACTGGCATATGTCAGACAGTTTAAAGGCCTTCATAAAGAGCATCTGGACAGGAGAAAGCTTCTGCACTTCTAGTGATCCTCTACTTTTCCGTgttcttttcttgcttttccaaATCTCTTTCAATTTGTCAGCTTTGTTCTTTACTTTGGGGGTTGGCTGCacttccttctccagctgaatCCAGCCCTTCTGGATTTTCATGTACTGAGTGTTGAACTCGGCAATGAGCTCCTGGTTCTCCTCTTCAGCACACCACTCCATGAACTTTGGTTTGCTGTCAGCCATGTCTATGTCCTCCAGTGCTGGGCAGTCATTATTCCCTGAACTGTGTTCATCCCTTGGTTTGGGGATCACTTGCATAGACTCCTTCCCTGGTGTGCTCTTTTTTGCAGTGTCTACCGGTGCAGGTGCGGGTGTGTGTCGTAAGTTATAAAACTGCAGGGCAACCTTTTTATGCTTTGCAGTTTTTGCTGGAAGATGCTTGTTTCCACCTCTGCTGCTGGGACATGGAGGCGAATCAGTCACCAGCTCATAGTTCACTGGCTTGCCCATATCCCTGGCACTGTCGAAGCTCTCCTTGCCCTTTGCACTGGCATTGCCTGGTTTCACATCCACTTGCTTGGCATCATTTGCAGGAACACTGTACTCTGGAGGGAGGAGAATGTTTTTCGTCTCAGAATCAGGCTGGACGCTGATTTCCAGCATCTCATCCAGTTGACTTTGGCTGCTGTTAGCAGAGGGGTCATCTTTAGAGGGATtttctccctctgcagcagTCTCTTTCACTAAGATACTTTTATAGGTTTGTCTGGTAGTGACACCATTCTCCTCGCCTGGCTGCTGCTCAGCGATACTCTCTAGAGCCTGGCCAGTGCCTGGCCCCTCGCTAGTTTTGAGCAGCACACTGGGGAAGCAGTCATTTGGGAAGTGTGTGGATGCTGCCTCATCCAGCTCCACTTCTCTCTTGAACCGCTTGGCGCCAGGGCTCTTGGAGAATTTGATCTGAAGGCAAGGAAGCTGCACAGAGCTGGAAGAACCAGAGTCCTCAGCACTGCCCTCGGCAGGTGACTGGGATTGCTGGCTTCGGAGACATCGATCCGATGCCACAAGTACTCTCCTGCCTTTCTTTCGCTTCTTGTCTAGACTGTCCTTGGAAGAGACAGAGTCTTTCCCTGCAGTGTCTGAGCTGTTGGGATCAGGTGGCATTTCCCCTTCAACAGGCTCTTTTTCACCTGCTGTGCTGTTATTCTCCACTGCCTCCTCTTCCAAGATTTTGGGGAGGGCTGTGCTGACCAGCACAGCATCCTCTTGCTCAAGAGAGCCATCATCTGTCATGACCGATGATTCAGCTTCTGGTTTAGCATCAATGCTTTTGTTCACATCTACACACTGCAAGGTTTCAGAGGACTCCAGGGGACTCTCCCCATCCATGGTGGCAGGGGGCTCATCAGGAGCCTGTGAGCCTGGAGAGCATGGGGAGGGCTCTGTCAGGCACTGTTCACAGAGCTCTGCATCCCCTGAGCCTGGAAGCTGGTCAGGATCCCTGGCACCATTGTGGGCCAAGGGCGCTGTGTCTGTAGTGGCAGAGGGCTGTGAGGGGGACTTTGGCTCT is a genomic window containing:
- the LOC135418125 gene encoding uncharacterized protein LOC135418125; this encodes MVRLCTHHQKQFIRVLNDIYTEVQPDSDGQQLSESGSMEVSTCGSGCSQQSTENQDKGATFTESKLPSSLDPGQSGSDGPLHVTGQTLKQPAELKSLDRAENSSPPLRRDFCELPVTRLCSASPKDSSTQGYLSTLNSPSLNFHHTAKSLEGQQAAGHEQEAGVRKCEDNKEPLAGKTLVEGYISVKVANVNGSEDSLDSCLGSQKSSFRALPEESWDPGFAVTPPRRADKENTLQCSSKASLHQDLDAKEQDARPKQENHLHAMARGKAGCHLHPADKGPLDKSKEGWLPTGATPAAHRTPGGHPRTKAASLRSTRKSKKASGLRINDYDNQCDVVYISQPITECHFESQRSVSSHRTARKSTRGYYFNGECCELPTVRTLVKSSRAEERASSPALRTETLVSAKPPPVLSVGGSAGAGREGEKRVSLRLLAKVAPTSRETKERAELGSMQLRDTRALRSREAAMAMPFFSLSAPPSPQKEDRLAGSPPPGCPPAEGGGMRVGGTVTCEAVSSPGSSGDGSGSRQAADFAAIPVPQAHNGEECCPGSDIQTDPDLAASPEPKSPSQPSATTDTAPLAHNGARDPDQLPGSGDAELCEQCLTEPSPCSPGSQAPDEPPATMDGESPLESSETLQCVDVNKSIDAKPEAESSVMTDDGSLEQEDAVLVSTALPKILEEEAVENNSTAGEKEPVEGEMPPDPNSSDTAGKDSVSSKDSLDKKRKKGRRVLVASDRCLRSQQSQSPAEGSAEDSGSSSSVQLPCLQIKFSKSPGAKRFKREVELDEAASTHFPNDCFPSVLLKTSEGPGTGQALESIAEQQPGEENGVTTRQTYKSILVKETAAEGENPSKDDPSANSSQSQLDEMLEISVQPDSETKNILLPPEYSVPANDAKQVDVKPGNASAKGKESFDSARDMGKPVNYELVTDSPPCPSSRGGNKHLPAKTAKHKKVALQFYNLRHTPAPAPVDTAKKSTPGKESMQVIPKPRDEHSSGNNDCPALEDIDMADSKPKFMEWCAEEENQELIAEFNTQYMKIQKGWIQLEKEVQPTPKVKNKADKLKEIWKSKKRTRKSRGSLEVQKLSPVQMLFMKAFKLSDICQWFLETTETRSLVIVKKLNTRLPGEIPPIKVPMQKYSASSLYPSSLQAERLKKHLKKFAATTPARNNLKNQKLWAKIRESVDKAEAEEATTPNQTSPTDASTKELSEDKTTQPALSLPTQASTRILRKYSNLRGKLRAQQRMVKAEKRIDGPGDHLSLENKQSRKSVCINPLMSPKLALQIKAAAFPAKSPSVDGTGKGRKGKSRSQEDPLPKVDLQLSKKKRMLKESGSTQERSNSSTKDKLPAKKTSKIKHSEVSTKAPATRKQAAMEKSNKLARKMSFKEKRVPKRQLEKVRLPMRKGKENTSRRTLLPPSNEELSKSPKQKPLGESSTRSQKMANKKHSSGKTLTRSMKKMQENNVSQGKRKLRAKVDCSHSKRSRLDPK